One window from the genome of Dermacentor silvarum isolate Dsil-2018 chromosome 5, BIME_Dsil_1.4, whole genome shotgun sequence encodes:
- the LOC119453297 gene encoding ubiquitin carboxyl-terminal hydrolase 42 isoform X17: MPQESLKMISNSISLGLGRSPLGLNQQVAGGSRSSVLLSRIDFEPCDGGGKLSTEALRAKYAPLSPSPVHNGQLSKNNSLHKLGGKSMVNGASMTNGVGGGGDAMNGGVNKVARRDDGGEDGIPEPRVRLHSSDAIWLDWREQRRIGAGLVNMGNTCFMNTVIQCLTYCPPLANYLLHQDDHCTKCKTMNFCMMCELQRHMKRALEKSGDTIKPLYIYQRLKAIAKHFQFGQQEDAHEFLRYVVDNLWKAALANYEGGLKLDPASKETTVVNEIFGGYHRSQVICMKCKEKSNTYDHFMDLILDIKNASSLETALEKFVEPELLQNDNAYKCPRCNIKVMAQKRFTVHRAPNVATFQFKRFDANRMFGGKITKHVSYPEHLELRPYMSDKHGDPVTYRLNAVLVHLGASCNSGHYFCFVRNSNGNWYCMDDSRVHQVSLGHVLNQQAYVLFYVRTPPESQENHIVKKSNSAAALCSRNATPEPLRNGQLSVATERSTPQRPKQPPPRSPSSPAAVSVAGTTAAATSSSSSSLPNTAHPSPHRTAAPSSSTSTPLPANRPKIAFGIGTSSSSTAVLSSPSTSQRSAGPPKPPAPVILPKPAEKPVERPVDKPLAPLALGDMSLVPYAGDSSDASDSDRTDGTIDRRKSLVPQTHAPETPRAKGSSTWQVSDVNLLSPAVSVESSTTSVNSTTDWNVTDKERPYEARKPVAEEFPGWTVEPSSSAAAAPEAGETSSLPGSSRDVAPKRVEKGEAEKPAAVAGVDAAEDKEQQLRPFLGDGRVGVVDTPETQPSGDGARGGDALPPASELAAGDDGAAATVDEPPVRPVVPPPNSTPPAPVANGCVRAVSADTDDSSDSHEWVERTKETLAAERRHSASSKATVHQWDARPNMNGSKDGSSSSYWNGSNGAKKQTDIVGYLQNNGSRQYGFAVNGWGRGSGGGYHNSYGSDRGGGNFYRDKRKYYDDYDSYDDEYDKGKQKRKSNGFNPHSGSHYRNGSNPFQQTQNFRNQQGGGHRFHNQQFQRFQKGPPPFYARHHNRQHSNYGPPRRKHHYSRTR, from the exons GTCGCTGGCGGTTCGCGGTCGTCGGTGCTTCTGTCTCGCATCGACTTTGAGCCGTGTGACGGCGGAGGCAAGCTCTCGACCGAGGCACTGCGGGCAAAGTACGCGCCGCTCTCCCCGTCGCCGGTACACAATGGCCAGCTGAGCAAGAACAACTCCCTGCACAAGCTCG GAGGCAAGTCGATGGTGAACGGCGCCTCCATGACGAACGGCGTGGGTGGCGGCGGAGACGCCATGAACGGTGGCGTAAACAAGGTGGCGCGCCGGGACGACGGGGGCGAGGACGGCATCCCGGAGCCGCGGGTGCGGCTGCACTCGTCCGACGCGATCTGGCTGGACTGGCGGGAGCAGCGGCGCATAGGCGCGGGCCTCGTCAACATGGGCAACACTTGCTTCATGAACACGGTCATCCAGTGCCTGACCTACTGCCCACCCTTGGCCAACTACCTCCTGCACCAGGACGACCACTGCACCAAGT GCAAGACAATGAACTTCTGCATGATGTGTGAACTTCAGAGGCACATGAAGCGGGCCCTGGAAAAGTCTGGAGACACCATCAAGCCTCTGTACATATACCAGCGGCTCAAAG CCATAGCGAAGCACTTTCAGTTCGGACAACAGGAGGACGCCCATGAGTTCCTCCGCTACGTCGTGGACAACCTCTGGAAGGCAGCACTAGCCAATTACGAGGGCGGCCTCAA GCTGGACCCTGCGAGCAAAGAAACAACAGTTGTGAATGAGATCTTTGGCGGGTATCATAGGAGTCAAG TGATTTGCATGAAATGCAAGGAGAAGAGCAACACGTACGACCACTTCATGGATCTCATCCTAGACATCAAG AATGCCTCCAGCTTGGAAACGGCCCTGGAGAAGTTTGTGGAGCCGGAGCTCCTGCAGAACGACAACGCCTACAAGTGTCCTCGCTGCAACATCAAAGTGATGGCGCAGAAGCGGTTCACGGTCCACAGGGCGCCCAACGTAGCCACCTTCCAGTTCAAAAG GTTTGACGCCAACCGGATGTTTGGAGGCAAAATCACGAAGCACGTGAGCTACCCCGAGCACCTTGAGCTGCGGCCGTACATGTCGGATAAGCAT GGTGATCCGGTTACGTACCGGCTCAATGCCGTGCTGGTGCACCTGGGTGCCAGCTGCAACTCGGGACACTACTTCTGCTTCGTGCGAAACTCCAACGGAAACTGGTACTGCATGGACGATTCCCGG GTGCACCAAGTGAGCTTGGGGCACGTGCTGAACCAGCAGGCATACGTCCTCTTCTACGTCCGGACACCGCCGGAGTCGCAGGAGAACCACATTGTCAAG AAGTCAAACTCCGCGGCCGCCTTGTGCAGCCGGAATGCTACTCCCGAGCCGCTCCGAAATGGGCAACTCT CCGTGGCCACGGAGAGGAGCACCCCGCAGAGGCCGAAGCAGCCCCCGCCCAGGTCTCCCTCATCGCCTGCGGCCGTATCCGTGGCCGGAACCACTGCTGCAgccacgtcgtcgtcgtcgtcgtcattgcctAACACGGCCCACCCATCACCCCACCGGACGGCAGCTCCGTCGTCCTCAACCTCAACGCCGCTTCCTGCTAATCGTCCGAAGATTGCCTTTGGAATTGGCACATCGTCTTCGTCCACTGCAGTGTTATCTTCCCCATCAACGTCGCAGCGAAGTGCCGGTCCGCCGAAACCTCCTGCTCCAGTGATACTTCCGAAGCCTGCGGAAAAGCCGGTTGAGAGGCCCGTGGATAAGCCGCTCGCGCCGCTCGCACTGGGTGACATGAGCCTGGTTCCCTACGCGGGAGACTCGTCGGATGCCTCGGACAGTGACAGGACTGACGGGACCATCGATCGGCGGAAAAGCCTGGTCCCTCAGACGCATGCTCCGGAGACTCCCAGGGCCAAGGGTTCATCAACGTGGCAAGTGTCGGACGTTAACCTCCTCTCTCCAGCCGTCTCGGTGGAGTCTAGCACGACGAGCGTCAACTCCACGACGGACTGGAACGTGACGGACAAGGAGCGGCCCTATGAGGCGCGCAAGCCGGTCGCCGAGGAGTTTCCGGGCTGGACCGTGGAGCCGTCGTCGTCGGCAGCCGCCGCACCCGAGGCAGGGGAGACGTCATCGCTGCCGGGGAGTTCTAGGGACGTGGCTCCAAAGCGTGTCGAAAAGGGAGAGGCGGAGAAGCCGGCCGCAGTCGCGGGGGTCGACGCCGCGGAGGACAAAGAACAGCAGCTGCGGCCCTTTCTTGGCGACGGACGCGTTGGCGTCGTCGATACCCCCGAGACTCAACCTTCTGGTGACGGTGCGCGAGGCGGTGACGCGCTGCCTCCAGCGAGTGAACTTGCCGCGGGTGACGATGGTGCGGCGGCGACAGTCGACGAGCCCCCAGTGCGGCCTGTTGTGCCTCCGCCGAACTCGACGCCGCCGGCTCCCGTCGCCAACGGATGTGTGAGGGCAGTGTCGGCCGACACAGACGACAGCAGTGATTCGCATGAGTGGGTTGAACGGACAAAGGAAACGTTAGCTGCCGAACGGCGCCACTCTGCAAGCAGCAAAG CCACAGTTCACCAGTGGGATGCGCGGCCAAATATGAACGGCTCCAAGGATGGTTCGTCGTCGTCCTACTGGAACGGCAGCAATGGTGCCAAGAAGCAGACGGACATCGTTGGCTACCTCCAGAACAACGGCTCCCGGCAGTACGGCTTCGCCGTGAACGGCTGGGGCCGCGGCTCGGGAGGCGGCTACCACAACAGCTACGGCAGCGACCGCGGTGGCGGCAACTTCTACCGGGACAAGCGGAAATACTACGATGACTACGATAGTTACGACGATGAGTACGACAAGGGCAAG CAAAAGCGCAAGAGCAACGGCTTCAATCCGCACTCGGGGTCCCACTACCGCAACGGCTCGAACCCTTTCCAGCAGACGCAGAACTTTAGGAACCAGCAGGGTGGCGGCCACCGGTTCCACAACCAG
- the LOC119453297 gene encoding ubiquitin carboxyl-terminal hydrolase 42 isoform X18, protein MPQESLKMISNSISLGLGRSPLGLNQQVAGGSRSSVLLSRIDFEPCDGGGKLSTEALRAKYAPLSPSPVHNGQLSKNNSLHKLGGKSMVNGASMTNGVGGGGDAMNGGVNKVARRDDGGEDGIPEPRVRLHSSDAIWLDWREQRRIGAGLVNMGNTCFMNTVIQCLTYCPPLANYLLHQDDHCTKCKTMNFCMMCELQRHMKRALEKSGDTIKPLYIYQRLKAIAKHFQFGQQEDAHEFLRYVVDNLWKAALANYEGGLKLDPASKETTVVNEIFGGYHRSQVICMKCKEKSNTYDHFMDLILDIKNASSLETALEKFVEPELLQNDNAYKCPRCNIKVMAQKRFTVHRAPNVATFQFKRFDANRMFGGKITKHVSYPEHLELRPYMSDKHGDPVTYRLNAVLVHLGASCNSGHYFCFVRNSNGNWYCMDDSRVHQVSLGHVLNQQAYVLFYVRTPPESQENHIVKKSNSAAALCSRNATPEPLRNGQLSVATERSTPQRPKQPPPRSPSSPAAVSVAGTTAAATSSSSSSLPNTAHPSPHRTAAPSSSTSTPLPANRPKIAFGIGTSSSSTAVLSSPSTSQRSAGPPKPPAPVILPKPAEKPVERPVDKPLAPLALGDMSLVPYAGDSSDASDSDRTDGTIDRRKSLVPQTHAPETPRAKGSSTWQVSDVNLLSPAVSVESSTTSVNSTTDWNVTDKERPYEARKPVAEEFPGWTVEPSSSAAAAPEAGETSSLPGSSRDVAPKRVEKGEAEKPAAVAGVDAAEDKEQQLRPFLGDGRVGVVDTPETQPSGDGARGGDALPPASELAAGDDGAAATVDEPPVRPVVPPPNSTPPAPVANGCVRAVSADTDDSSDSHEWVERTKETLAAERRHSASSKATVHQWDARPNMNGSKDGSSSSYWNGSNGAKKQTDIVGYLQNNGSRQYGFAVNGWGRGSGGGYHNSYGSDRGGGNFYRDKRKYYDDYDSYDDEYDKGKQKRKSNGFNPHSGSHYRNGSNPFQQTQNFRNQQGGGHRFHNQQFQRFQKGPPPFYARHHNRQHSNYGPPRRKHHYSRTR, encoded by the exons ATGCCGCAAGAAAGTTTGAAGATGATCAGCAACTCCATAAGCCTGGGGCTTGGCCGTAGCCCACTGGGTCTCAACCAACAG GTCGCTGGCGGTTCGCGGTCGTCGGTGCTTCTGTCTCGCATCGACTTTGAGCCGTGTGACGGCGGAGGCAAGCTCTCGACCGAGGCACTGCGGGCAAAGTACGCGCCGCTCTCCCCGTCGCCGGTACACAATGGCCAGCTGAGCAAGAACAACTCCCTGCACAAGCTCG GAGGCAAGTCGATGGTGAACGGCGCCTCCATGACGAACGGCGTGGGTGGCGGCGGAGACGCCATGAACGGTGGCGTAAACAAGGTGGCGCGCCGGGACGACGGGGGCGAGGACGGCATCCCGGAGCCGCGGGTGCGGCTGCACTCGTCCGACGCGATCTGGCTGGACTGGCGGGAGCAGCGGCGCATAGGCGCGGGCCTCGTCAACATGGGCAACACTTGCTTCATGAACACGGTCATCCAGTGCCTGACCTACTGCCCACCCTTGGCCAACTACCTCCTGCACCAGGACGACCACTGCACCAAGT GCAAGACAATGAACTTCTGCATGATGTGTGAACTTCAGAGGCACATGAAGCGGGCCCTGGAAAAGTCTGGAGACACCATCAAGCCTCTGTACATATACCAGCGGCTCAAAG CCATAGCGAAGCACTTTCAGTTCGGACAACAGGAGGACGCCCATGAGTTCCTCCGCTACGTCGTGGACAACCTCTGGAAGGCAGCACTAGCCAATTACGAGGGCGGCCTCAA GCTGGACCCTGCGAGCAAAGAAACAACAGTTGTGAATGAGATCTTTGGCGGGTATCATAGGAGTCAAG TGATTTGCATGAAATGCAAGGAGAAGAGCAACACGTACGACCACTTCATGGATCTCATCCTAGACATCAAG AATGCCTCCAGCTTGGAAACGGCCCTGGAGAAGTTTGTGGAGCCGGAGCTCCTGCAGAACGACAACGCCTACAAGTGTCCTCGCTGCAACATCAAAGTGATGGCGCAGAAGCGGTTCACGGTCCACAGGGCGCCCAACGTAGCCACCTTCCAGTTCAAAAG GTTTGACGCCAACCGGATGTTTGGAGGCAAAATCACGAAGCACGTGAGCTACCCCGAGCACCTTGAGCTGCGGCCGTACATGTCGGATAAGCAT GGTGATCCGGTTACGTACCGGCTCAATGCCGTGCTGGTGCACCTGGGTGCCAGCTGCAACTCGGGACACTACTTCTGCTTCGTGCGAAACTCCAACGGAAACTGGTACTGCATGGACGATTCCCGG GTGCACCAAGTGAGCTTGGGGCACGTGCTGAACCAGCAGGCATACGTCCTCTTCTACGTCCGGACACCGCCGGAGTCGCAGGAGAACCACATTGTCAAG AAGTCAAACTCCGCGGCCGCCTTGTGCAGCCGGAATGCTACTCCCGAGCCGCTCCGAAATGGGCAACTCT CCGTGGCCACGGAGAGGAGCACCCCGCAGAGGCCGAAGCAGCCCCCGCCCAGGTCTCCCTCATCGCCTGCGGCCGTATCCGTGGCCGGAACCACTGCTGCAgccacgtcgtcgtcgtcgtcgtcattgcctAACACGGCCCACCCATCACCCCACCGGACGGCAGCTCCGTCGTCCTCAACCTCAACGCCGCTTCCTGCTAATCGTCCGAAGATTGCCTTTGGAATTGGCACATCGTCTTCGTCCACTGCAGTGTTATCTTCCCCATCAACGTCGCAGCGAAGTGCCGGTCCGCCGAAACCTCCTGCTCCAGTGATACTTCCGAAGCCTGCGGAAAAGCCGGTTGAGAGGCCCGTGGATAAGCCGCTCGCGCCGCTCGCACTGGGTGACATGAGCCTGGTTCCCTACGCGGGAGACTCGTCGGATGCCTCGGACAGTGACAGGACTGACGGGACCATCGATCGGCGGAAAAGCCTGGTCCCTCAGACGCATGCTCCGGAGACTCCCAGGGCCAAGGGTTCATCAACGTGGCAAGTGTCGGACGTTAACCTCCTCTCTCCAGCCGTCTCGGTGGAGTCTAGCACGACGAGCGTCAACTCCACGACGGACTGGAACGTGACGGACAAGGAGCGGCCCTATGAGGCGCGCAAGCCGGTCGCCGAGGAGTTTCCGGGCTGGACCGTGGAGCCGTCGTCGTCGGCAGCCGCCGCACCCGAGGCAGGGGAGACGTCATCGCTGCCGGGGAGTTCTAGGGACGTGGCTCCAAAGCGTGTCGAAAAGGGAGAGGCGGAGAAGCCGGCCGCAGTCGCGGGGGTCGACGCCGCGGAGGACAAAGAACAGCAGCTGCGGCCCTTTCTTGGCGACGGACGCGTTGGCGTCGTCGATACCCCCGAGACTCAACCTTCTGGTGACGGTGCGCGAGGCGGTGACGCGCTGCCTCCAGCGAGTGAACTTGCCGCGGGTGACGATGGTGCGGCGGCGACAGTCGACGAGCCCCCAGTGCGGCCTGTTGTGCCTCCGCCGAACTCGACGCCGCCGGCTCCCGTCGCCAACGGATGTGTGAGGGCAGTGTCGGCCGACACAGACGACAGCAGTGATTCGCATGAGTGGGTTGAACGGACAAAGGAAACGTTAGCTGCCGAACGGCGCCACTCTGCAAGCAGCAAAG CCACAGTTCACCAGTGGGATGCGCGGCCAAATATGAACGGCTCCAAGGATGGTTCGTCGTCGTCCTACTGGAACGGCAGCAATGGTGCCAAGAAGCAGACGGACATCGTTGGCTACCTCCAGAACAACGGCTCCCGGCAGTACGGCTTCGCCGTGAACGGCTGGGGCCGCGGCTCGGGAGGCGGCTACCACAACAGCTACGGCAGCGACCGCGGTGGCGGCAACTTCTACCGGGACAAGCGGAAATACTACGATGACTACGATAGTTACGACGATGAGTACGACAAGGGCAAG CAAAAGCGCAAGAGCAACGGCTTCAATCCGCACTCGGGGTCCCACTACCGCAACGGCTCGAACCCTTTCCAGCAGACGCAGAACTTTAGGAACCAGCAGGGTGGCGGCCACCGGTTCCACAACCAG